The Pectinophora gossypiella chromosome 15, ilPecGoss1.1, whole genome shotgun sequence genome has a window encoding:
- the LOC126373304 gene encoding fumarate hydratase, mitochondrial-like isoform X2, with translation MACSVCMNPEGKSMKMRKERDTMGEVDVPDDKLYGAQTVRSIMNFPIGGIEERMPFPIIVAFGVLKKAAAKVNIEYGLEKRIAEAIMMACDDVISGKLYREGHFPLVIWQTGSGTQSNMNTNEVIANRAIQIMGGKVGSKDPVHPNDHVNKSQSSNDTYPAAMHIAVAMELRDRLMPGLVALRDTLQQKSKAFDKIIKIGRTHLMDAVPLTLGQEFSGYVTQLSYGIDRICSTLPRLHYLALGGTAVGTGLNTRIGFAEKAAAEIATLTGIPFETAPNKFEALAAHDTMVEVSGALNTIACSLMKIANDIRFLASGPRCGLAELILPENEPGSSIMPGKVNPTQCEALTMIAAQVMGNHVACTVGGSNGHFELNVFKPMIVSNVLRSIRLIGDGCQAFNKNCAVGIKANEERITKIMQESLMLVTALNLHIGYDKAAKIAKLAHKEGTTLKETAVKLGILTPEQFDQWVRPEHMLGPM, from the exons ATGGCTTGTTCAGTATGTATGAATCCCGAAGGGAAATCGATGAAAATG AGAAAAGAACGAGACACTATGGGCGAGGTGGATGTCCCTGATGATAAGCTGTACGGCGCGCAGACTGTCCGATCCATCATGAACTTCCCCATCGGAGGCATTGAGGAGAGGATGCcg TTCCCAATTATCGTCGCCTTCGGAGTCCTGAAGAAAGCAGCTGCCAAGGTCAACATTGAGTACGGTCTAGAGAAGAGAATCG CGGAAGCCATCATGATGGCGTGTGACGACGTGATCTCCGGCAAGTTATACCGCGAGGGTCACTTCCCGCTGGTCATCTGGCAAACCGGCTCCGGTACTCAATCCAACATGAACACTAATGAg GTAATCGCGAACCGCGCCATCCAAATTATGGGCGGCAAGGTCGGCAGCAAGGACCCTGTTCACCCCAACGACCACGTGAACAAATCTCAGAGCTCCAACGACACGTACCCGGCGGCCATGCATATCGCTGTTGCTATGGAGCTGAGGGACAGGCTGATGCCCGGCCTCGTCGCACTCAGAGACACGCTTCAACAGAAGAGCAAGGCCTTCGACAAGATCATCAAGATTGGCAG AACCCATTTAATGGACGCCGTGCCCTTGACGTTAGGCCAAGAGTTCAGCGGCTACGTGACCCAGCTGAGCTACGGCATCGACCGCATCTGCAGCACGTTGCCACGCTTGCATTACCTGGCTCTAGGAGGCACGGCGGTCGGCACCGGCCTCAACACACGCATCGGCTTCGCTGAAAAGGCCGCGGCTGAAATCGCCACCCTCACTG GTATCCCTTTCGAGACGGCGCCGAATAAATTCGAAGCCCTGGCGGCCCATGACACGATGGTAGAAGTTTCTGGAGCTCTCAACACTATTGCGTGTTCGCTCATGAAGATAGCCAACGACATCCGGTTCCTGGCGTCCGGACCTCGCTGCGGCCTCGCTGAGCTCATACTACCGGAGAACGAACCTGGATCTTCCATCATGCCTG GCAAAGTAAACCCGACACAGTGCGAGGCGCTGACGATGATTGCGGCCCAAGTGATGGGCAACCACGTGGCGTGTACCGTCGGCGGCAGCAACGGACACTTCGAACTGAACGTCTTCAAGCCCATGATCGTCTCCAATGTACTGCGATCCATCAGGCTTATTG GTGACGGCTGCCAGGCGTTCAACAAGAACTGCGCGGTGGGCATCAAAGCCAACGAAGAGAGAATCACCAAGATTATGCAGGAGTCTCTCATGCTGGTCACGGCCCTCAACTTGCATATAGGATACGATAAG GCGGCTAAGATTGCGAAGTTGGCGCACAAAGAGGGCACCACTCTGAAGGAGACGGCCGTCAAACTAGGAATCCTCACTCCAGAACAATTCGACCAATGGGTCAGACCCGAACATATGCTGGGACCTATGTAA
- the LOC126373304 gene encoding fumarate hydratase, mitochondrial-like isoform X1 — MASTMFKLSSALVNSTRNFRSVVHLVNKANFTTTNAVARKERDTMGEVDVPDDKLYGAQTVRSIMNFPIGGIEERMPFPIIVAFGVLKKAAAKVNIEYGLEKRIAEAIMMACDDVISGKLYREGHFPLVIWQTGSGTQSNMNTNEVIANRAIQIMGGKVGSKDPVHPNDHVNKSQSSNDTYPAAMHIAVAMELRDRLMPGLVALRDTLQQKSKAFDKIIKIGRTHLMDAVPLTLGQEFSGYVTQLSYGIDRICSTLPRLHYLALGGTAVGTGLNTRIGFAEKAAAEIATLTGIPFETAPNKFEALAAHDTMVEVSGALNTIACSLMKIANDIRFLASGPRCGLAELILPENEPGSSIMPGKVNPTQCEALTMIAAQVMGNHVACTVGGSNGHFELNVFKPMIVSNVLRSIRLIGDGCQAFNKNCAVGIKANEERITKIMQESLMLVTALNLHIGYDKAAKIAKLAHKEGTTLKETAVKLGILTPEQFDQWVRPEHMLGPM; from the exons AGAAAAGAACGAGACACTATGGGCGAGGTGGATGTCCCTGATGATAAGCTGTACGGCGCGCAGACTGTCCGATCCATCATGAACTTCCCCATCGGAGGCATTGAGGAGAGGATGCcg TTCCCAATTATCGTCGCCTTCGGAGTCCTGAAGAAAGCAGCTGCCAAGGTCAACATTGAGTACGGTCTAGAGAAGAGAATCG CGGAAGCCATCATGATGGCGTGTGACGACGTGATCTCCGGCAAGTTATACCGCGAGGGTCACTTCCCGCTGGTCATCTGGCAAACCGGCTCCGGTACTCAATCCAACATGAACACTAATGAg GTAATCGCGAACCGCGCCATCCAAATTATGGGCGGCAAGGTCGGCAGCAAGGACCCTGTTCACCCCAACGACCACGTGAACAAATCTCAGAGCTCCAACGACACGTACCCGGCGGCCATGCATATCGCTGTTGCTATGGAGCTGAGGGACAGGCTGATGCCCGGCCTCGTCGCACTCAGAGACACGCTTCAACAGAAGAGCAAGGCCTTCGACAAGATCATCAAGATTGGCAG AACCCATTTAATGGACGCCGTGCCCTTGACGTTAGGCCAAGAGTTCAGCGGCTACGTGACCCAGCTGAGCTACGGCATCGACCGCATCTGCAGCACGTTGCCACGCTTGCATTACCTGGCTCTAGGAGGCACGGCGGTCGGCACCGGCCTCAACACACGCATCGGCTTCGCTGAAAAGGCCGCGGCTGAAATCGCCACCCTCACTG GTATCCCTTTCGAGACGGCGCCGAATAAATTCGAAGCCCTGGCGGCCCATGACACGATGGTAGAAGTTTCTGGAGCTCTCAACACTATTGCGTGTTCGCTCATGAAGATAGCCAACGACATCCGGTTCCTGGCGTCCGGACCTCGCTGCGGCCTCGCTGAGCTCATACTACCGGAGAACGAACCTGGATCTTCCATCATGCCTG GCAAAGTAAACCCGACACAGTGCGAGGCGCTGACGATGATTGCGGCCCAAGTGATGGGCAACCACGTGGCGTGTACCGTCGGCGGCAGCAACGGACACTTCGAACTGAACGTCTTCAAGCCCATGATCGTCTCCAATGTACTGCGATCCATCAGGCTTATTG GTGACGGCTGCCAGGCGTTCAACAAGAACTGCGCGGTGGGCATCAAAGCCAACGAAGAGAGAATCACCAAGATTATGCAGGAGTCTCTCATGCTGGTCACGGCCCTCAACTTGCATATAGGATACGATAAG GCGGCTAAGATTGCGAAGTTGGCGCACAAAGAGGGCACCACTCTGAAGGAGACGGCCGTCAAACTAGGAATCCTCACTCCAGAACAATTCGACCAATGGGTCAGACCCGAACATATGCTGGGACCTATGTAA
- the LOC126373333 gene encoding uncharacterized protein LOC126373333 — MFRPICTIGHRISLERASKEFVRNKVVHPASILKPAEKLKLYNKENKDLFGPLLETSKQRKQRLRKSAKNTEDTHQNSARSSKVADGAAKFLESSVKADGNASLINPALPVDIFARKMWQNTRTCVNFVGVLLNPAVRGIKTLAPCSAARSSAAQPGYSNEDKILQIKSLQNATAQQYPSVTLILNKTMTEDSRKALDKWKQERIAEMGVEEFKRFYEAQMAVGTKFHSTLKNYFMQPRAQLQLEKEVEGVWSSVGEVLKNISSPKAIESNVVHPVLKYRGIFDAIADYEDKPTLIEWKKSDKPRKSITLTYDNPVQLAAYFGAVCNDPNYKHFNVRDALLVIAYTDGSKADVYHLSTDKLREHWAQWLIRLEEYMEKYGTHSEKTLKGGKRLFEEDIGNIQ, encoded by the exons ATGTTCAGACCGATATGCACTATAGGTCATAGAATCTCGCTAGAGAGGGCATCCAAGGAATTTGTCAGAAATAAAGTGGTCCATCCCGCTTCTATCCTGAAACCGGCTGAAAAgttaaaattatacaataaagaGAATAAAGATTTGTTCGGGCCGTTATTGGAAACGAGCAAGCAAAGGAAACAGCGCTTACGGAAGTCAG CTAAAAATACCGAAGACACACATCAAAACAGTGCGCGATCGAGCAAAGTTGCGGACGGTGCAGCGAAATTCTTGGAAAGTTCAGTGAAAGCTGACGGAAATGCGAGTTTGATCAATCCTGCTCTGCCAGTCGACATTTTTGCAAGGAAAATGTGGCAGAATACAAGGACTTGTGTGAACTTTGTGGGTGTTCTGTTGAACCCTGCAGTTAGAGGGATCAAGACTTTAGCACCATGCAGTGCAGCTCGGAGCTCCGCTGCACAACCAGGGTATTCTAATGAAGATAAGATCCTGCAGATAAAGTCGTTGCAGAATGCCACAGCCCAGCAGTACCCTTCCGTTACACTTATTTTGAATAAGACTATGACAGAGGATTCGAGGAAGGCCTTAGACAAATGGAAGCAAGAGAGGATAGCTGAAATGGGAGTGGAAGAATTCAAAAGATTTTATGAAG CACAAATGGCAGTTGGCACGAAATTCCATAGCACGTTGAAGAATTACTTCATGCAGCCGCGAGCCCAACTACAGTTAGAGAAGGAAGTGGAAGGTGTGTGGTCTTCAGTAGGAGAAGTCCTCAAGAACATATCGTCACCGAAAGCCATAGAATCCAATGTTGTTCACCCAGTATTGAAGTACAGAGGAATATTCGATGCTATTGCTGATTATGA AGATAAACCGACCCTAATAGAATGGAAGAAATCGGACAAACCGCGCAAATCGATAACTCTGACCTACGACAACCCAGTTCAGCTTGCAGCTTATTTCGGAGCTGTCTGCAACGACCCTAATTACAAGCACTTCAATGTTAGAGACGCTCTCCTGGTCATAGCGTATACTGACGGCTCCAAGGCAGATGTATACCACCTGTCAACCGACAAACTAAGGGAACACTGGGCCCAATGGCTGATACGACTCGAAGAATACATGGAGAAATACGGCACGCATTCAGAGAAGACTTTGAAAGGCGGCAAAAGGCTGTTCGAAGAAGATATTGGGAATATCCagtaa